From Streptomyces sp. NBC_00775, one genomic window encodes:
- a CDS encoding tyrosine-type recombinase/integrase produces MGDSETRRFTLLSGGSTPDLPAGPDEGLADVLTLQRPSVPSSSREAERGLYQDSLAEYCWARDVAGLAATTLKQLVQPVIEVCTFYDVLPWELTLRMLGQYFAGPGKRGRQTVRKKITNIHHYFAFLEQRHAGEIRRRFAAIVESRVDAFNQPRHRGDFGLRIPPSRPQMEAFFAAWRQSLAAARKYPVAVRNYVMAKITYISGVRACELCRVRMGDLHWDNGQWGRFLVRGKGARGSGPREREAFMFAEGRELLWWYVEEVRGLFCDDPLDPYAPLFSSERLPAALGAVPAVAPEMHPDTFRRALRAASQEHLTGTVTVLFPHLLRHACATHNYEAGMPLWDVQVLLGHQWPTTTIGYLASAKADPERTCSESSRRAVRRLTEET; encoded by the coding sequence GTGGGGGATTCCGAAACCCGTCGCTTCACGCTGCTCTCCGGTGGCAGTACGCCAGACCTTCCCGCGGGCCCGGACGAGGGGCTCGCGGACGTGCTCACCCTGCAGCGACCGAGTGTGCCTTCGTCGTCGCGGGAGGCGGAGCGCGGCCTGTATCAGGACTCGCTGGCGGAGTACTGCTGGGCCCGGGACGTGGCGGGACTGGCGGCGACCACGCTGAAACAGTTGGTGCAGCCCGTGATCGAGGTCTGCACCTTCTACGACGTGCTCCCTTGGGAGCTGACGTTGCGCATGCTCGGCCAGTACTTCGCCGGTCCGGGCAAGCGCGGTCGTCAGACCGTCCGTAAGAAGATCACGAACATTCACCACTACTTCGCGTTCCTCGAGCAGCGCCATGCCGGAGAGATCCGGCGCCGGTTCGCGGCGATTGTGGAGTCGCGGGTCGATGCCTTCAACCAGCCTCGGCACCGTGGTGACTTCGGGCTGCGTATCCCGCCGTCGCGGCCGCAGATGGAGGCGTTCTTCGCCGCCTGGCGGCAGAGTCTCGCTGCGGCACGCAAGTACCCGGTGGCCGTGCGGAACTACGTGATGGCCAAGATCACCTACATCTCCGGGGTGCGGGCGTGCGAGCTGTGCCGGGTGCGGATGGGCGATCTGCACTGGGACAACGGCCAGTGGGGCCGGTTCTTGGTACGGGGCAAGGGCGCGAGAGGGTCAGGCCCGAGGGAGCGCGAGGCGTTCATGTTCGCCGAGGGCCGGGAGCTGTTGTGGTGGTACGTCGAAGAGGTGCGCGGCCTGTTCTGCGACGATCCGCTGGACCCGTACGCTCCATTGTTTTCCTCCGAGCGGTTGCCGGCCGCGCTGGGGGCGGTACCCGCGGTGGCGCCGGAGATGCACCCCGATACGTTCCGCCGGGCGCTGCGCGCGGCGTCGCAGGAGCATCTGACCGGCACGGTGACGGTGCTGTTCCCGCATCTGCTGCGCCACGCGTGCGCGACGCACAACTATGAGGCGGGGATGCCTCTTTGGGATGTTCAGGTGCTGCTCGGGCACCAGTGGCCGACCACGACGATCGGCTATCTGGCCTCCGCGAAGGCGGATCCGGAGCGGACCTGCTCGGAATCGTCCCGGCGCGCGGTTCGCCGACTGACAGAGGAGACCTGA
- a CDS encoding helix-turn-helix domain-containing protein — protein MKWNLRWVAAKRDVWRPSDLKTAFEEVGFTPSLSKVCVLWSAKPLTVRLDDLDMICAALQCTVADLLEAEPLAAGGDLGERPQAVGERPRAGSGQRPVPKQTGEVGARCLPPN, from the coding sequence GTGAAGTGGAATCTGCGCTGGGTGGCGGCCAAGCGCGACGTCTGGCGGCCCAGTGACCTGAAGACCGCCTTCGAGGAGGTGGGCTTCACTCCGTCGCTGAGCAAGGTGTGCGTGCTGTGGTCGGCCAAGCCGCTCACCGTGCGGCTCGACGACCTCGACATGATCTGTGCGGCGCTGCAGTGCACGGTCGCCGACCTGCTGGAAGCCGAGCCCTTGGCGGCCGGCGGCGATCTGGGCGAGAGGCCGCAGGCGGTGGGAGAGCGGCCCCGTGCGGGCAGCGGGCAGCGCCCGGTGCCCAAGCAGACCGGTGAGGTCGGCGCGCGTTGCCTGCCTCCGAACTGA